One genomic region from Sphingomicrobium aestuariivivum encodes:
- a CDS encoding GNAT family N-acetyltransferase, whose product MALRKAVSPGLKGEAADELRTERLVLRRARKEDADALHTLFTDEETMQSWSTTVHDTMFETEEWLRGMIEAAGPHSDDFIVEKDGELIGKCGLWDVPEIGMMIRRDHWGHGYATEALAAYRDYIRARGLPYMFADVDPANVGSLKALEKIGFTRSGYKEKAMMHGDRWVDSVYLRIDL is encoded by the coding sequence ATGGCGCTACGCAAGGCGGTCTCGCCCGGCCTCAAGGGTGAGGCGGCAGACGAACTGCGCACCGAGCGGCTCGTCCTCCGGCGCGCGCGCAAGGAGGATGCCGACGCGCTGCATACGCTGTTCACCGACGAGGAGACGATGCAGAGCTGGTCGACCACCGTCCATGACACGATGTTCGAGACCGAGGAGTGGCTGCGCGGCATGATAGAGGCGGCGGGCCCCCATTCGGACGATTTCATCGTCGAGAAGGATGGCGAGCTCATCGGCAAGTGCGGGCTGTGGGACGTGCCCGAGATCGGCATGATGATCCGCCGCGACCATTGGGGGCATGGCTATGCCACCGAGGCGCTCGCGGCCTATCGCGACTATATCCGCGCCCGCGGGCTGCCCTACATGTTCGCCGACGTCGATCCCGCCAATGTCGGCTCGCTGAAAGCGCTCGAGAAGATCGGCTTCACCCGCTCGGGGTACAAGGAAAAGGCGATGATGCACGGCGACCGGTGGGTCGACAGCGTGTATCTGCGCATCGACCTCTAG
- the folK gene encoding 2-amino-4-hydroxy-6-hydroxymethyldihydropteridine diphosphokinase, translating to MDKHLYGIGIGSNRPHSTYGRPQAVVEAAIARLARDHELFDASPILLNPAFGGAGRDFANAAALVESELEPEAMLVALKFIEHEFGRRAGKAWGPRVLDLDILAWDGGEYHAQGLTIPHEALAERPSALFPLAQIAPDWRITGGLALRHLAARLRAARPKN from the coding sequence ATGGACAAACATCTTTACGGCATCGGCATCGGCTCCAACCGCCCCCATTCGACCTACGGCCGCCCGCAGGCGGTGGTCGAGGCAGCAATCGCGCGGCTGGCGCGCGACCATGAGCTGTTCGACGCCTCCCCCATCCTCCTCAACCCCGCCTTCGGCGGCGCGGGACGCGATTTCGCCAATGCCGCCGCACTGGTCGAGAGCGAGCTCGAGCCCGAGGCCATGCTGGTCGCGCTCAAGTTCATCGAGCATGAGTTCGGTCGCCGCGCCGGCAAGGCGTGGGGCCCGCGCGTCCTCGACCTCGACATTCTCGCCTGGGACGGCGGCGAATATCATGCCCAAGGCCTGACCATCCCCCATGAAGCGCTGGCCGAGCGCCCCTCGGCGCTCTTCCCCCTCGCGCAGATCGCGCCCGACTGGCGGATCACCGGCGGGCTGGCGCTGCGCCACCTCGCGGCACGGCTGCGGGCAGCCCGGCCGAAAAACTGA
- a CDS encoding ankyrin repeat domain-containing protein, producing MFRFHQGRFGLRRTAAFLGAVLLAATLSPRAASAQSLVDMRTYTSDYFGLDPFDTQDAFDIACAAGEQKACSQADEMRGGKHFAPKKGYAALRSACRNDAARACLVQGWWQQMGLGTDADLEEAVPLFEQSCLGGDQVGCFQYLFFARTGEHWGVTKLDETAVRSRMQALCDAGFDPGCVGTTLYLSNEELGAPADVARHLQPLLSMCERNPGPCNFTNVINAVTPRTASPIATHLAAQAGPQARAGLERSIVRYIETMAEAEVSPVGALSMLRAMQQAGAPVVSDELLALANDDPDLLAVMLAGDSGVISDDAKRLALLTAANDGNATTIRSLLEAGANPDVRSNSDAGWTALQYAIVEGHQDAVDALLDGGADPSFASSQGISPLLSAAKRDRIDAINSLVEAGVDLWATVPETDFTALHMAASEGQTRAAALLLRAGADVDPQDSSKQTPLHYALGHEKLDTARLLIAQGADVDRPFPKTGLPLLTVAINGNNEEMAAMLLSAGASPNVEDNKGETPLFAAIRAENDPLAELLLDAGADAGHVSLSGETPSMLYAALTEKREAAAAAEAERQRREAEARRRAEQQRIAEQQNKKRDGLLGGLIGAVAGAAIGTEMGLGAEQVGQLASTLGQVGMHAEQGEADSFQKAQRAVSSLEGRLAMTAPTNPDAQANASRLYAEQMREAARQGGDPVAMALTESALEAGQKIGQAMADQREFENEMARMQAEMAQQQAAARAPSPSNAAATTSTARQRQEARRQEQVARRRTNTQAPRQMTLKVNMPTLSNCTTMEKDDPYDVVQYGDCANRSGANGNGDNAGGNGGDGSGAPRYADNGHGNDTGDNGGEGSNGNGNGGDNGGLTPVEGRVETHVRGSQPPLTWEEHAEMQERYGCYKPAAGCVVLVETVYDSRSGMMKFKFRNDCSGVIYYRYSLPKKDGGLDEGSWTVQPGRPFEFYSYAGDELMWQRHFAEFIGSKSSTGSMCRNEIFRTDVGGVAYAKKTRR from the coding sequence ATGTTCCGCTTTCATCAGGGCCGCTTCGGCCTGCGCCGCACTGCGGCCTTTCTCGGCGCCGTGCTGCTTGCCGCCACGCTGTCGCCGCGCGCGGCATCGGCCCAGTCGCTCGTCGACATGCGCACTTACACCTCCGACTATTTCGGCCTCGATCCCTTCGATACGCAGGATGCCTTCGACATCGCCTGCGCCGCGGGGGAGCAAAAAGCGTGCAGCCAGGCCGACGAGATGCGCGGCGGCAAGCATTTCGCTCCGAAGAAGGGCTATGCCGCCCTGCGTTCGGCCTGCCGCAACGATGCTGCCCGCGCCTGCCTCGTGCAGGGCTGGTGGCAGCAGATGGGGCTCGGCACCGACGCCGATCTCGAGGAAGCGGTCCCGCTGTTCGAACAGAGCTGCCTCGGGGGTGACCAGGTCGGCTGTTTCCAATATCTGTTCTTCGCGAGGACGGGCGAGCACTGGGGCGTCACCAAGCTCGACGAGACAGCTGTCCGTTCGCGGATGCAGGCCCTGTGCGATGCGGGCTTCGACCCGGGCTGCGTGGGCACGACGCTGTACCTTTCGAATGAGGAGCTCGGCGCGCCGGCCGATGTTGCCCGGCATCTCCAGCCACTCCTGTCGATGTGCGAACGCAATCCCGGTCCGTGCAACTTCACCAACGTGATCAATGCGGTAACGCCGCGCACCGCATCCCCGATTGCGACCCATCTCGCCGCGCAGGCGGGCCCGCAGGCACGCGCCGGCCTTGAACGGAGCATTGTCCGTTATATCGAGACGATGGCCGAGGCCGAGGTCTCCCCTGTCGGGGCCCTCTCGATGCTCCGCGCGATGCAGCAAGCGGGCGCCCCCGTCGTCTCGGACGAGCTGCTGGCGCTGGCCAACGACGATCCCGACCTCCTCGCCGTGATGCTGGCGGGCGACAGCGGTGTCATCTCCGACGACGCCAAGCGCCTTGCGCTGCTCACCGCCGCCAATGATGGCAATGCCACCACCATCCGCTCGCTCCTCGAGGCCGGCGCCAATCCCGATGTCCGCTCGAACAGCGATGCGGGCTGGACCGCCCTCCAATATGCGATCGTCGAAGGGCACCAGGACGCTGTCGATGCCCTGCTCGACGGCGGCGCCGACCCCTCCTTCGCCAGCAGCCAGGGTATCTCCCCCCTGCTTTCGGCAGCCAAGCGCGATCGCATCGACGCTATCAATTCGCTCGTCGAGGCCGGCGTCGATCTGTGGGCCACGGTTCCCGAGACCGACTTCACCGCGCTTCACATGGCGGCCAGCGAGGGCCAGACCCGCGCTGCGGCGCTCCTCCTGCGCGCCGGCGCCGATGTCGACCCGCAGGATTCCTCGAAGCAGACACCACTCCACTACGCCTTGGGGCATGAAAAGCTCGACACCGCTCGCTTGCTGATCGCGCAAGGGGCCGATGTCGACCGCCCCTTCCCCAAGACCGGCCTGCCGCTGCTCACTGTCGCCATCAACGGCAACAATGAAGAAATGGCGGCAATGCTGCTGTCCGCAGGTGCCTCACCCAATGTCGAGGACAATAAGGGCGAGACCCCGCTGTTCGCGGCCATCCGTGCCGAGAACGACCCGCTTGCCGAGCTGCTGCTCGATGCCGGCGCCGATGCCGGTCACGTCAGCCTGTCGGGCGAAACGCCGTCGATGCTCTACGCCGCGCTCACCGAGAAGCGCGAGGCCGCCGCGGCCGCGGAGGCCGAGCGCCAGCGCCGCGAGGCCGAAGCGCGTCGCCGTGCCGAACAGCAGCGCATCGCCGAACAGCAGAACAAGAAGCGCGACGGCCTGCTCGGCGGGTTGATCGGCGCGGTCGCCGGTGCCGCCATCGGCACCGAGATGGGGCTCGGCGCCGAACAGGTCGGCCAGCTTGCCTCGACGCTCGGCCAGGTCGGCATGCACGCCGAACAGGGCGAGGCCGACAGCTTCCAGAAAGCGCAGCGCGCTGTCAGCTCGCTCGAAGGGCGCCTCGCGATGACCGCCCCCACCAACCCCGATGCGCAGGCCAATGCCTCGCGCCTCTACGCCGAACAGATGCGCGAGGCCGCGCGGCAGGGTGGCGATCCCGTCGCCATGGCGCTCACCGAAAGCGCGCTCGAGGCGGGCCAGAAGATCGGCCAGGCCATGGCCGACCAGCGCGAGTTCGAGAACGAGATGGCGCGGATGCAGGCCGAAATGGCGCAGCAGCAGGCCGCCGCGCGCGCCCCTTCCCCCAGCAATGCGGCCGCGACCACTTCGACGGCCCGCCAGCGGCAGGAAGCGCGTCGACAAGAGCAGGTCGCCCGTCGCCGCACCAATACGCAGGCGCCGCGCCAGATGACGCTCAAGGTGAACATGCCGACGCTGAGCAACTGCACCACCATGGAGAAGGACGACCCCTATGACGTCGTCCAATATGGCGATTGCGCGAACCGGTCGGGTGCCAACGGCAATGGCGACAACGCAGGCGGCAATGGCGGCGACGGCTCGGGCGCCCCGCGCTACGCCGACAATGGTCATGGCAACGACACCGGCGACAATGGAGGCGAAGGCTCCAACGGCAACGGAAACGGCGGCGACAATGGCGGCCTGACGCCGGTCGAGGGCCGTGTGGAAACCCATGTCCGCGGCAGCCAGCCCCCGCTCACTTGGGAAGAGCATGCCGAGATGCAGGAGCGCTACGGCTGCTACAAACCCGCTGCCGGCTGCGTCGTGCTCGTCGAGACCGTCTACGACAGCCGCTCGGGTATGATGAAGTTCAAGTTCCGTAACGATTGTTCGGGCGTGATCTACTATCGCTACAGCCTGCCCAAGAAGGACGGCGGTCTCGACGAGGGCTCGTGGACGGTCCAGCCCGGACGCCCGTTCGAATTCTACAGCTATGCGGGCGATGAACTGATGTGGCAGCGCCACTTCGCCGAGTTCATCGGCTCGAAGAGTTCGACCGGCTCGATGTGCCGCAACGAGATCTTCCGCACCGATGTCGGCGGGGTCGCCTACGCCAAGAAGACCCGGCGTTAG